One Terriglobia bacterium genomic window carries:
- a CDS encoding DUF1444 family protein has protein sequence MFIHPANAYRLEYPADWEHLEKDEGRSCGFGPRERDDVGLWITILPLSINTERIERDLPGIFASAIGEGEAANVRRDRSLRHLGFKADGTSEETANFWIITGGDLVLFASSQAPENEREIWNPQFERLMSSLEIMRERELLLRKTDDDLLQRLRRLHPEQDYHFDDARIRGRDHTISPANLYKEVAAAPERREAIVANFVEGLASLAHQPPGRESLEDVRDNILPLLRPVSYVEAGMGTEHLVRTEWLANLFICYAIRTHRVSRLLTTWDRERWRMGQEELHDLAIGNLTQLPWPERLEGARESGGRLIMLATNDGLDASRLLHPDLHRIFSGPLGSPFYAGIPNDDTLVAFSGGNSSLFEHVLQQIQRDYETSSRPITPNPFLVTAGGIASGKM, from the coding sequence ATGTTCATTCATCCCGCAAACGCATACCGGCTCGAATATCCGGCGGACTGGGAGCATCTTGAAAAGGACGAGGGCCGCTCGTGTGGCTTTGGTCCGCGCGAGCGGGACGATGTCGGCTTGTGGATAACGATCCTGCCGCTCAGCATTAATACCGAACGAATCGAGCGGGACTTGCCCGGCATTTTCGCAAGTGCGATTGGCGAGGGCGAAGCCGCAAACGTACGGCGCGATCGTTCGCTGCGGCATTTGGGCTTCAAGGCTGACGGCACAAGTGAGGAGACGGCGAACTTCTGGATCATCACCGGCGGCGATCTCGTGCTCTTTGCCAGTTCACAGGCGCCTGAAAACGAGCGGGAAATCTGGAATCCGCAGTTTGAACGGCTCATGTCCAGCCTCGAAATCATGCGGGAGCGGGAACTCCTGCTGCGTAAGACGGACGACGACCTGCTTCAGCGGCTGCGGCGTTTGCATCCGGAGCAAGACTATCACTTCGACGATGCACGGATCCGTGGCCGCGATCACACCATTTCGCCGGCCAATCTATACAAGGAAGTCGCGGCTGCGCCCGAGCGGCGCGAAGCGATCGTTGCAAACTTTGTCGAGGGTCTGGCGTCTCTCGCGCACCAGCCGCCGGGCCGCGAGAGTCTTGAAGACGTGCGTGACAACATTCTGCCGCTTCTGAGACCCGTGAGTTATGTCGAGGCTGGAATGGGGACTGAACACCTCGTCCGGACGGAATGGTTAGCGAACCTGTTTATCTGTTACGCGATTCGTACGCATCGCGTATCCCGGCTGCTGACGACGTGGGATCGTGAACGGTGGCGCATGGGTCAGGAGGAGTTGCACGATCTGGCGATCGGCAATCTTACGCAGCTTCCGTGGCCGGAACGGCTCGAAGGCGCCCGCGAATCGGGCGGCCGGCTGATCATGCTGGCCACCAATGACGGTCTGGACGCCAGCCGGCTGCTGCACCCGGACCTCCACCGGATCTTTTCCGGTCCATTGGGAAGTCCTTTCTACGCCGGCATCCCGAACGACGACACACTGGTCGCCTTCTCCGGAGGAAACAGCTCGCTCTTCGAACATGTCCTCCAGCAGATTCAGCGCGACTACGAAACTTCCTCTCGCCCGATCACGCCGAATCCATTCCTCGTCACCGCCGGAGGCATCGCCTCAGGGAAGATGTGA
- a CDS encoding 2-keto-4-pentenoate hydratase codes for MQQTRIEKAAEFLVRCRRDNLPQDGIPEGCRPENTDEALAVQQQVLALLGENTGGWKCSVPSGEKLTIAPLPASAICRTSPCSVHPKDSSVEIEPEIAFSLGRTLDPRPLPYSEEEVRAAIREIRLVLEVLGSRYRNPSAVSWPEALADSVRHQGMFIGPILQDGLQKPLEGFHLTIQSPAGPIFDRDVRHPNGHPLRALYWLVNFLSSRGQALPAGAIVTTGSYAGVIDAPMNTPLTLAYGALGTFTVEFRRA; via the coding sequence ATGCAGCAGACACGAATCGAAAAAGCAGCAGAGTTCCTGGTACGTTGCCGGCGCGACAATCTTCCACAGGATGGAATCCCGGAAGGCTGCCGGCCGGAGAACACCGACGAAGCACTGGCGGTTCAGCAGCAGGTTCTTGCGCTACTCGGCGAAAACACGGGAGGATGGAAATGTTCGGTGCCCTCCGGTGAAAAGCTGACCATTGCGCCGCTTCCGGCTTCGGCGATTTGCCGGACTTCGCCGTGCTCCGTTCATCCCAAAGACTCGAGTGTTGAAATCGAACCGGAAATCGCCTTCAGTCTCGGCCGGACGCTGGATCCGCGGCCACTTCCGTACTCCGAAGAAGAAGTTCGCGCTGCCATCCGCGAAATCCGGCTGGTTTTGGAAGTGTTGGGCAGCCGGTATCGAAATCCGTCTGCGGTCTCCTGGCCTGAAGCGCTCGCCGACAGCGTCCGGCACCAGGGAATGTTTATCGGGCCGATCTTGCAGGACGGGTTGCAAAAGCCGCTCGAGGGATTCCACTTGACGATCCAGTCTCCGGCAGGCCCGATTTTCGATCGTGACGTGCGGCACCCCAACGGCCATCCCCTGCGTGCATTGTACTGGCTGGTGAATTTTCTCTCCAGTCGCGGCCAGGCGCTCCCGGCCGGCGCAATCGTCACGACGGGCTCCTATGCGGGAGTGATCGATGCGCCGATGAACACGCCTCTGACGCTCGCATACGGCGCGCTCGGCACGTTCACTGTAGAGTTTCGAAGGGCGTAG
- a CDS encoding type II toxin-antitoxin system HicB family antitoxin — MPETVINLDIESLPEGGYVATSHDLPGLVAQGRTIAECAEIAQDVARKLVESYVEHGDPLPSKLRAVNPAKIELDIPISIP; from the coding sequence ATGCCCGAAACCGTAATCAACCTGGACATCGAGTCCTTACCCGAAGGCGGATACGTGGCTACCAGCCACGACCTTCCTGGATTGGTGGCTCAGGGCCGCACAATCGCCGAGTGCGCTGAAATCGCCCAAGATGTGGCGCGAAAACTTGTCGAGTCTTACGTTGAGCATGGCGATCCGCTCCCGTCGAAACTCCGAGCGGTGAACCCGGCCAAGATCGAATTGGATATTCCAATAAGCATTCCCTGA